ttatatggcatatggggacattccaaaggtgtaatggtttttattctgtacaaaccgtattttctatccccttacactgcccctagcACTAAACcgacccatcacacacacacacacacacacacacacatacacacacacacacacacacacacacacacacacacacacacacaggaaacattcttcatttttactttctcataaaaactcctcctgtgtgatttataagccttttgtaaagtggggccatgggtaatgtcctcatatttcaccctctcctgtaatacctgtgtcatacccatggcattatacacatttgtgtcctcatatgtcacacacactctctctctctcacacacacacacacacacctggtctTCTTGACCTGTATGCTGCTGCTGAGCTTCTCCAGCATGAACTCTCCCGTGTCGTGGTTGATGATGAGCACACAGTCCTTCTGATACGGCCGCTTGTTCCCCTTGAAGACCGTCATGGGGGGAGTGGAGCCCTGCGGGAGAGACAGTGAGTggagcgcgcgcacacacacttttttatttctgtgaattgtggggacattcaataggtgtaatggtttttatactgtaaaaagtgtgttttgtatccctctacactgcccctaaaccaacccatcgaacacacactgcccctaacctacccatcatcacacacacacacacacacacacacacacacacacacacacacacacacacacacacacaaacacacacacacacacacacaaacacacacacacacacacacacacacacacacacacactcaccgggATGTGTGGTAGTGTGATGGTCACCTCCTCGCCCTTCCCCACCTGCAGCTCTCCCTCACAGGAAGTGTCGATGGATGCTGGCTTAAAGTCATCTGATGACGAGAgcacaccatcatcatcatcatcatcatcatcatcatcatcatcatcaccatcaccacatcTATTCTACTCGTATTGtgcgtgttgtgtgtgtgtgtgtgtgtgtgtgtgtgtgtgtgtgtgtgtgtgtgtgtgtctcacatCTGATGGTGTGGAAGGACGATCTGGGTCTCTTCTCGAAGCTGTCTCCGAGCTTGAGCACATGCTCCTCTTTATCCAGAGGCGGGTTGGAGCTTCCGTTCATCACGGCGCGTCACACCGAGTCCCGAGCGCGGGATCTCACGGTGTAAACAAGGACCGGAGACCGGAGGAGCTGACGGAGCCAACACTTCCGGGTCACGGGAACACAAACAACGCCTTCGCCACCACAGAGCTCTACCGTATTACGCTTTTACAATCACACATTTAGCATTTCAAGCACAAAACATGCTTTAGATGAGTGGTTAATCTTTTAAAAATTagatgaaaaaatatttaaataaaaaaaatgaataaagagAAGGAAACATCGTGTTAGTGCGAGTGTTATCAGGTAATAtcactattattatattattaggtCATATTTTTTTCGGtgaatgaaaataaacaaaatacaaaaaaacgaTTTCGTGGTTTAACATCCGGGTTAGTGATGCCGGAAAAAAAGCCGGTAAATAAATACGTCCGTAATACAACAATATTGTTTTCTTAAAGCGTCCCTGGtgctatttaaacattattttatattaaaataacgtAGCTTTAAAAGAATGTGAATATATTAAGTGCGTACCGGTGAGCTGATGGCGTGACCCTCGCCCGATTACCGTAATCACACTAAACATCACATTCATTAGGGACTTTAAGCAACAGCCACTGATGGAACGGCAACGGCGTTCTGGCGTTCTATTACGCATGCGCGACTTTAACTGCTACTTCGTGACGTTCTACTGTAACCGTCTACTACGGGAGAACAGCTGATTTGCCGTAGTCATTAATACGTGACAGATTAGATAAGTAAATATAGTTATGTggcattttaattgtatctgtttATAATTTAATGCCAAAAGCAACCATTTCCTtgctttttaaattacatgtttCTTTATATTTGGTCAAATTATGTTAAATGAACCATTACGCCGTCTCTTTACTGTTGCTTAGTGATTTTTGCGTTCTTTGGCTACGGCAGTTAAAAGTTTATTTCCGGTCGCTGTTCAATATCTGAGTCATTACGGGAGAGCGACATGGAGCCGCTCCTCACGCTGAacgtgtgagtgagagagagagagagagagagagagagagagagagagagagagagagagagagagagagagaggtcacACACTATCTGCGACCACAGCCATGGCACCTACACAGCCGAGGGTTATCCTGCTATTCAGCGGGAAGCGGAAGTCAGGGAAGGATTATGTGGCAGATTTGATACAGCACAGGTGAGCGGGAGCTTAGTGTCGCGCGCGCACACAGGTGAGGTGAAGCGCATGAATATGAGCACTGATGCTGTTGTTCTGACCGCAGGTTGACCGCGGAGGTGTGCTGTATACTCAGACTGTCTGCGCCGCTCAAACGCCAGTATGCACAGGTACAGTACACTCTCTGCGTGTGATGagaacaatgcttaggtagcttaggtggagcgtgtcaaagtaacatccacatggatggaggacccagtcagtggatgatttttttcttctttaaaaggtttgttgttgttgcagacagtctatcaggaatcactcttatagggtcatatacattttcccaacttttattgaacactgatcagttcaaagcaaaatggaagaagacggttcctcggcacaagtgtgtgcacccatagccatactttgaaagtttGTTTCAGTTAAGAAAAAAATCacgattagtttagttggcatacacttggtgcatgtcttataaaatattaaacatataaacgtctgtgagaaagagaagagtaaagtgtgagaatatcagatgtgtatcagtgtattggatccgtgcattcggccttaaagtgacagcagctttgtaacttttctacaagtatttaaatgagtttaagttagtcgtctgctagtgtgtcagatggagcgtcactgactggcttaaaccatgatggcataatgtgcatttatacaactataatacaataatgcggcgacataaagaaggacatttacttttgatacttaagtacttttgaaaactaatacttctgtacttttactccagtaaaaatcagtttttacaacttttacTTGTagtggagtaatatttgaccagcagtactttAACTCTAGTAATGAAGTTGAGTACTTTGTCCAGCTCTGACAggatcattgtgtgtgtgtgtgttgtgtttgtgatgtcaggatcattgtgtgtgtgttgtgtttgtgatgtcaggatcattgtgtgtgtgttgtgtttgtgatgtcaggatcattgtgtgtgtgttgtgtttgtgatgtcaggatcattgtgtgtgtgttgtgtttgtgatgtcaggatcattgtgtgtgtgtgttgtgtttgtgatgtcaggatcattgtgtgtgtgttgtgtttgtgatGTCAGGATCATGATCTGGACTATGAGGAGCTGCTGGGCTGTGGTCAGTATAAGGAGAGACACCGAGCAGAGATGATCCGCTGGGGCGAGGAGAAGAGACGGCAGGACTCAGGCTTCTTCTGCAGGCTGGCCATCgaacacgccacgcagcccgtctgggtacacacacacacacacacacacacacacacacacacacacatacacacacacacacacacacacagccccaaaacctacccatctcaggaaacattctgcatttttactttctcataaaaactcctcctgtgtgatttataagccttttgtaaagtggggccatgggtaatgtcctcatatttcaccctctcctgtaatacctgtgtcatacccatggcattacacacatttgtgtcctcatatgtctcAAACACAtgtccatacacacacacacacacacacacgtcgctTCTgtcatgtgacatcagttacgCCAGCTCTTGGGTCCTCAGATCGTCAGTGACTGTCGGAGGAGGTCAGATGTGCAGTGGTTCTGTCAGGAGTTTccagaacggtgtgtgtgtgtgcgggtgGAGGCGTCAGAGCAAATGAGGACACAGCGAGGCTGGACATTCACCGcaggtacacacacaccaccatcaTTATCAACATTttcatcatacacacacaccatcatcatcatcatcatcatataccatagaccgtaaaaaaatatggacgactcgacatcatccgtttccgcttagcagatttgaagctttcaggcgggggtgcacggcgctgacatcttgggaccgagtctgcgcagtagcgatttcgggaccggagcatagactgtaaaagagTAGAGCAGGAagagcgcaggaagtacagtcgcgatatcaaaagcccgcccacactctcgcagatgcagaacaattaattatgttggtgtgaaataaacagttatggaaatgtggaaattaaagctaaagctccaatctgctccaaaaaatttcgaaaaaagtccgttagtgcctcagtgacaacttcactcagagaagccgtcagtctcagctgtcaatcatgacgtcacaccccccgtttttatatcatcaaataactaactcaaactaaacttatttttaaaacgaacacctgaaatgaaatcatcgtgatgataactgccttcagtgacataaactaactttggggaacattttttgaagtgaaattttattatttagtttgtctcgcgtccattagaaaacacagaggcgcggctatactgggaccggccaccggggggcgatcgaggcccgaaagcttcagtaaatgagagggagactgcaggcttgtcatatacacacacacaccatcatcatcatatacacacacacaccatcatcatatacacacacacacacacacacacacacacacacacaccatcatcatcatatacacacacacacacacacacacaccatcatcatcatatacacacacacaccatcatcatatacacacacacacacacaccatcatcatcatatacacacacacacacacacacaccatcatcatcatatacacacacacacacacacacacacaccatcatcatatacacacacacacacacacacacaccatcatcatatacacacacacacacacacacacacacacacaggtggcTCTAACGCTGTGTTTGTCAGGAGTGGATGATGGAGAGTCGGAGTGTGGTCTGGATCAGGCTGAGTTCGAGCGGGTCATCAGGAATGACGGAGCTGATGCGGATCTGGAGGTCCAGCTGGATGAGCTGCTCTCATTGGTCACTTCTCGACTGGACTCCTCAACACCACACACACGCTGACACACTGAGCTGAAGGGGAGAGGAACATGCTCAAGTGTTCATGGGTTCAGGCTTCCTGTGACCTTAAAATTGTCTTAAATTGGAGCAGAAATTCTCAAACTCAATATTATGCATTAAATTAGAGCTCTGTGATTTCTGTGATGCAGAAAATGTGTCCGGATCCTTTCATAAATctgtaatttactgtataaATGTGTCCGGATCCTTTCATAAATCTGTAATTTACTGTATGAATGTGTCCGGATCCTTTCATAAATCTGTAATTTACTGTATGAATGTGTCCGGATCCTTTCATAAATCTGTAATTTACTGTATGAATGTGTCCGGATCCTTTCATAAATCTGTAATTTACTGTATGAATGTGTCCGGATCCTTTCATAAATCTGTAATTTACTGTATGAATGTGTCCGGATCCTTTCATAAATCTGTAATTTACTGTATGAATGTGTCCGGATCCTTTCATAAATCTGTAATTTACTGTATGAATGTGTCCGGATCCTTTCATAAATctgtaatttactgtataaATGTGTCCGGATCCTTTCATAAATctgtaatttactgtataaATGTGTCCGGATCCTTTCATAAATCTGTAATTTACTGTATGAATGTGTCCGGATCCTTTCATAAATctgtaatttactgtataaATGTGTCCGGATCCTTTCATAAATctgtaatttactgtataatGAATAAATGGATGAATAAATCAACAGTCGGTCCGACTCTTAAAGGGCCAGTTCTCCATTAATGAGAATCCTGGGATCATTtcctccctaatgtcgctcaaACCCGTCCGCCTTTCCTTCCTCATATAAAGCCATGGAGTCTCTTCAGAACATCTGGAATAATCCGCTCCATCCGGACGGATCCGTTTctgctgtgtgtctgtgtgtgtgtgcgtgtctgtgtctgtgtgtcctaATCCTAAAATCCCCTTATTAAACCTGATAGGTAGATAAAGAAATCGAGTGAATCGGTTATCAATGCATTTTTTATAGATGCAAAGCAAAATGATTACAGGCATATATTTAAACACACAGTACAATGAATATGCAACACATAAAAAAGGCATTATATTTATAAACAATGATTGAACAGCTATGATTAAAGGATGCTTTCCGTCCTCAAACATTTATACAAACATAGACAATATCAACATGTGACTTTAGTGTGATTTCACGAGGCCAGAGAAGAGTACACAATCATTTTATCCACTACATTCTGTTATCAATATGAACATTAATATCTCTGAGCCGTAAAGGAGAAAGCCTTAGCCCTTTATAAGAGGTAAAGCGAAACTATTCAACCAGGGCATTTCATGTGCTACAATTCATCATCTTTATCATAAGACATCATAATATAATAATGGACCATAATACAGCTAAAGTGGAGACTACAGTTCCTTCATTTCTAACTTTAGTCCTTTCACCAAACAGAGACACTGCACACagtgctcttcttcctcagtcatGTTGTCTTGTCTCCAGTCTAACTAtcgaacaattcttaaatcaagatgcattgattgttagatatttagactggagaCAAGACAACatgactgaggaagaagagcatcgTGTGCCGTGGAGAATACAGCATAAACCGTTTAAATAGCACAACTGTAAGATGTCCAGACATCTTTTAGAAAGACTTGCTTGTTCTAAACTATGTTTAATATAAAATGCAAACCGAGAGTGAAGAGTAAAGGCCGGTTCACACCAGAATTGTGTGTATAATAATGACAGTCAGTCTGAATGAAAACACACGCGCTGATAGAACAGCAGAAGGGCCTGGTCACTCAGGACACACAGCGGCTGTTCTCAGAGCAGTCTTCCTCTGAAACTGGCCTTAGTTCGCCATAGTGTCATGAACAACAGCAGAAGCTCACATCCTATTggttgtcctgatggaagagAGACTACAGGTCCTCTCCGTGGCATTGACCGCGAGTTCAATtcagatctgtgtgtgtgtgtgtgtgcgtgacaTTTTGTGatatatgaggactcaaatgtgtataatgccatgggtatgacacaggtattacaggagagggtgaaatatgaggacattacccatggccccactttacaaaaggcttataaatcacacaggaggagtttttatgagaaagtaaaaatgcagaatgtttcctgtgtgtgtgtgtgtgtgtgtgtgtgtgtgtgtgtgtgtgtgtgtgtgtgtgtgtgtgtgtgtgtgtgtgtgtgtgtgtgtgtgtgtgtgtgtgtgtgtgtgtgtgtgtgtgtgtgtgtgtgtgtgtgtgtgtgtgtgtgtgtgtgtgtgtgtgtgtgtgtgtgtgtaggtttaggggcagtgtaaggggatagtaaatacggtttgtacagtataaaaactaaaaaccattacgcctatggagagtccccatatgtcacaaaaacagacgtgtgtgtgcgtgtgtgtgaacaGGCCTGGCGTCGAGAGATCCTGTGAGCCGATGTTAACTGTGAGCTTCAGTCCCACACTCGCTCTCCTCCGGGATATCCTGCAGATCTGAAAACATGACGGACATCTCGGGTCAATCATAACTGCACTGGGAAACAATGTTTAAATCTCTTTATAATTCTCATTAGCTGTCTCTATCAAAGTTGTGAATGTAACTAGTGCATAAGTTTGGGATATTGCCATAAAACACAATAAAGCAACGTTTCCATCTCATCATGAGAACAAAATCATCCCTTCCTGAGAAACTGCCCAGTAATGGACTGTAAGTTGGAGATAGGAGTAGGAGATTAAGAGCCGAGTTTCACCGTGGTTTATTGGAACATTTGTGTGCATTTCCCCCCACTATGCCAAACTGGCTTTATCAAAAGTTAAATATCATTGATGCTCTTTGCAGTGCaaatttgtttgtatgtttggaAGTTTGGAAAGATGAACGTGTTCATCAGTTATTTTATCTACAGATCAAtacagatttctgctcattcacaatcatataatataataactgTATAGCCTACTGGCTACTGATAACTGTAAGGTGAGCACTAtgagatgtttttgaatgcattagagagAAGGATTAGTtcgtgtgtgaataagtgctaccGGTTTAAAATAGTGCTTTCACCCGAACATATTcagtatgaggtaaaaaaacaaatcccttaaactttcccatcccgctcatgcccatcgccgtgatcatctgtatccagctggttgtttaccgtgagttctgaacactgcaccatgtgcttatttaaatcttttcgtttctacacatattaggctacatattcctcatgtctgAGGCGAGCCTgccgagtttcagtttatttgagacgcgcttcagttcatgagcaatgaaagcgatcGCTTCCGCGACCTCATAGTCTAGGCTCTATatatttgcttcttatttattaaatacatgcaattggctgaagaaacctttattaaaattaagagacaatttgtacaaaacgaaagaaaggctttttacaaaacaaaacttaatattaaactaaatataaccaccaaaatcatttctgaccgactcgcatctttgcacttatagcctatcataatcagatgaaatctaaaaataatattaggctataatacttaaacataaattaaaaacattgtttaatggctacaacaagtatagtaagctacagatgtatgtcatgtctgagctagatttgaacgaacatcattttaccgcggtcgggttcatgagcgcgcgcctgcggattattgagctggTCACACCGGCTCCGCTCCGCTCATTACTCATTACAGGCTCGGGGTTTAAATGGGGCTCGGGCTCATGATTACAGTTAGTGTGTCGGGCAGGGCCGGTCTCTCGGgtgcacgggctcgggtagggtcggtcttgattttttttgagcTGATCTAAGCTCTAGAAAAAACGAAACgcaaacattattattatcagtctttctaagttgttgtctttaagttaatatttcaggtAAGAGTTTTTTTCTGTTGTCAGTTATTTTCTTCAGGGGTCGGCTACAGGAGCAGAGCGCCctctcgcggctatatgtttattctggtcagtcagtatgaattaaatttgatatataagtcacACCGAGTATTATGAAGCTGCAGACTCGGAGCCTGCATCCACAGCACCGCACCCAGAGTCCCGCATTCTCAGACCCCTCGTTTGTAAGAAACAGCGCCTCCTGTTGATCTGAAGACCGTACAACGCCCTTATCCAAATAAGATGTATTATTACGG
This DNA window, taken from Pseudorasbora parva isolate DD20220531a chromosome 7, ASM2467924v1, whole genome shotgun sequence, encodes the following:
- the pmvk gene encoding phosphomevalonate kinase, whose translation is MAPTQPRVILLFSGKRKSGKDYVADLIQHRLTAEVCCILRLSAPLKRQYAQDHDLDYEELLGCGQYKERHRAEMIRWGEEKRRQDSGFFCRLAIEHATQPVWIVSDCRRRSDVQWFCQEFPERCVCVRVEASEQMRTQRGWTFTAGVDDGESECGLDQAEFERVIRNDGADADLEVQLDELLSLVTSRLDSSTPHTR